The Tripterygium wilfordii isolate XIE 37 chromosome 4, ASM1340144v1, whole genome shotgun sequence genome has a window encoding:
- the LOC119997090 gene encoding carboxylesterase 1-like encodes MSNDTLEINSPTDLQQFLLGLTNSDGTITGRQTTFSPITSPTPDPNQSGPVLSKDVTINDSNNTWARIFLPREALEDCSSSKLPLIVYFHGGGFVIGSTAESSFHDFCADMALQFQATVVSVEYRLAPEHRLPAAYDDAMEAFHWIKTNQDEDAWLKDYADVTRCLIMGGSAGGNIAYHAGLRAAAEFDNLLPLKIKGLILHQPFFGGSERTESETRVNHPFAVPIISDLMWELSLPIGANRDHEYCNPTVGGGGKTLIDEIKRLGWMVLVIGSDGDLFYDWQIGLAKMLKEKGVQVEYHFEEGGYHGDVAIEPTRTKCLHVLKKFVLSLTAH; translated from the coding sequence ATGTCTAATGACACTCTAGAAATCAATTCTCCCACTGATCTCCAACAATTCCTTCTTGGTCTTACCAATTCCGATGGAACGATCACCGGAAGGCAAACCACCTTTTCCCCTATAACCTCACCTACACCCGATCCAAACCAATCTGGCCCTGTTCTTTCCAAAGATGTAACCATCAACGACTCAAACAACACATGGGCTCGGATATTCCTGCCCCGAGAAGCACTTGAAGATTGTTCTTCCTCCAAACTCCCACTCATAGTGTATTTCCATGGTGGAGGGTTCGTTATAGGCAGCACGGCTGAATCTTCATTTCACGATTTTTGCGCCGACATGGCACTGCAATTTCAGGCCACTGTGGTATCCGTCGAATATAGACTCGCCCCAGAGCATCGGCTGCCTGCGGCCTACGATGATGCTATGGAAGCATTCCACTGGATCAAAACCAACCAAGATGAAGATGCTTGGCTCAAGGACTACGCTGATGTTACAAGATGTTTGATCATGGGAGGTAGTGCAGGTGGCAACATAGCCTACCATGCAGGTCTACGTGCGGCTGCAGAGTTTGATAATCTCTTGCCGTTAAAGATCAAAGGGTTGATATTGCATCAACCGTTCTTTGGTGGGTCCGAGAGAACGGAATCTGAGACGAGGGTTAACCATCCATTTGCGGTGCCAATAATTAGTGATCTGATGTGGGAGTTGTCCTTGCCAATTGGTGCCAATCGTGATCACGAGTATTGTAATCCAACGGTGGGTGGTGGTGGAAAAACATTGATTGATGAGATTAAACGGTTGGGATGGATGGTGTTGGTGATTGGGAGTGATGGGGACCTTTTTTATGATTGGCAAATTGGGTTGGCCAAGATGTTGAAAGAAAAGGGTGTTCAAGTGGAGTATCATTTTGAAGAAGGAGGTTATCATGGGGATGTAGCGATAGAACCCACAAGGACCAAGTGTCTTCATGTTCTAAAGAAATTTGTTTTGTCTCTAACTGCTCATTAA